From the bacterium genome, one window contains:
- a CDS encoding TlpA disulfide reductase family protein — protein MRRLSMCVVAACVILFGTAAFPAPKDLVGKPAPDFTGASPFGKPVSLSAFRGKAPTVVTFWSIYCTTCVEEMAGLQRLYEKYGPGGGIAVVAVNEDADVGVGRVKAFLDRSAASPEGKFTYDILFDGKGEVLRAYGVSRLPTLFFIDREGTVQEVIEGGGEGREMRVLSAIGKLVGAVGPEGLREAATEASFDLDAEVPLCGTYRDGKWYRALDLDETRQDVVARARAEGEEYLRREAVRRALLHLGVTFYQQERTPGCRAAYGVELRTVHYRKDALDRFLDRLNLPRVLEVESQETVEGERELTLYRRVKVFLPALREQLLLDGYTMERSDLRIRFARATPFEERTFLDALHDQYPYLSVVREVPSDLRARPEYVVSSHASPAKAVEQFNALDVGARKISVELLAGGIAEVTIWR, from the coding sequence ATGAGGCGGCTTTCGATGTGTGTTGTGGCGGCGTGCGTCATCCTGTTCGGAACGGCGGCGTTTCCCGCGCCGAAGGACCTGGTGGGGAAGCCGGCTCCCGACTTCACCGGGGCGAGCCCGTTCGGGAAACCGGTGTCGCTTTCGGCGTTCCGGGGAAAGGCGCCGACGGTCGTCACCTTCTGGTCGATCTACTGCACGACGTGCGTCGAGGAGATGGCCGGACTTCAGCGCCTGTACGAGAAGTACGGTCCGGGCGGGGGAATCGCCGTGGTCGCCGTCAACGAGGACGCGGACGTCGGAGTGGGACGCGTGAAGGCGTTTCTCGATCGTTCGGCCGCCTCCCCGGAAGGGAAGTTCACCTACGACATCCTCTTCGACGGAAAGGGGGAGGTCCTGCGCGCCTACGGGGTGTCGCGCCTTCCGACGCTCTTTTTCATCGATCGCGAAGGGACGGTGCAGGAAGTCATCGAGGGGGGCGGCGAGGGCCGGGAGATGCGGGTCCTTTCGGCGATCGGCAAGCTCGTCGGGGCGGTGGGGCCGGAAGGTCTCCGGGAGGCGGCCACCGAAGCGTCGTTCGACCTCGATGCGGAGGTTCCGCTGTGCGGCACCTACCGGGACGGGAAGTGGTACCGTGCGCTCGATCTCGACGAGACGCGTCAGGACGTGGTGGCGCGCGCCCGCGCGGAGGGGGAAGAGTACCTCCGGCGGGAGGCGGTCCGGAGGGCCCTGCTGCACCTGGGCGTGACGTTTTACCAGCAGGAAAGAACTCCCGGGTGCCGGGCGGCGTACGGCGTGGAGCTGCGCACCGTTCATTACCGCAAGGATGCGCTGGACCGGTTCCTGGACCGCCTCAACCTGCCGAGGGTGCTGGAAGTCGAATCCCAGGAGACGGTGGAGGGAGAACGCGAGCTCACGCTGTACCGGCGGGTCAAGGTCTTCCTCCCGGCGCTTCGGGAGCAGCTCCTCCTGGACGGCTACACGATGGAGCGCAGCGACCTCCGTATCCGGTTCGCGCGCGCGACGCCGTTCGAGGAGCGGACGTTCCTCGATGCGCTCCACGACCAGTACCCGTACCTGTCGGTCGTCCGCGAGGTGCCTTCGGACCTGCGGGCGCGGCCCGAGTACGTGGTGTCGTCGCACGCGTCCCCGGCGAAGGCGGTGGAGCAGTTCAACGCGCTCGACGTCGGGGCGCGGAAGATCTCGGTGGAACTGCTCGCGGGGGGAATCGCCGAGGTGACGATTTGGAGGTGA
- a CDS encoding biotin/lipoyl-containing protein, protein MNNMIHPFEEARLFSARMPNVLTQTLIRSTNVWGYRMYPRNIVRLAVESFLPAIDVWRCFDFLNYVPNMAPVAEEVLRGGKIFSPAISFTEAPECSDAYYLRVLKEIVSLCGGTRDIILCVKDMAGVGSPARIRRLIDAFLQKYPGLVIQYHRHSTDGLVIPAIAEAAAAGAKLFDVTDDAFSRFYGHPPVRPLVRYLRELGYEVKLDMKRADEASDAIRGFIRNYGRFESQFKGFSSDVTVHRMPGGAFPSSFEQAEKGGFLDLMPHILKGMSYGNRIIKYFDVTPGSQITWTTWAGILQRTHKEAGEHGIRRLFSVLDRFFESGERLEALSQADENLLLRLYAGATDDLKNLLLGKYGPLPFGWPKEWVYRSVFGEEGAAKAKAGRVESSPLSQLADEDLEKARAAMEAELGRPATPEEFVLYLMHPKAAIDFLRFRQRFGDTTILPTGVWFHGLRKPGDQVTITIGSKPHEIRLVSIGEGVGGVKHVVLSVDNIMHVFPVELPEAAAARKAVRKASPANKGEIAATVTGTVWRIGTKDRVLKEGDRLRKGEEIMNIEVMKTENAVKSHVAGVIRELCVKVNDRVEEGQLLAVIDPGDE, encoded by the coding sequence GATGAACAACATGATCCACCCGTTCGAGGAGGCGCGGCTCTTCTCCGCGCGGATGCCGAACGTCCTGACCCAGACGCTCATCCGGTCGACGAACGTCTGGGGGTACCGGATGTACCCGCGCAACATCGTGCGGCTGGCCGTCGAGTCCTTCCTTCCCGCGATCGACGTGTGGCGCTGCTTCGACTTCCTGAACTATGTCCCGAACATGGCGCCGGTCGCCGAGGAGGTCCTCCGCGGCGGGAAGATCTTCTCGCCCGCCATCTCCTTCACCGAGGCCCCGGAGTGCTCGGATGCCTACTACCTCCGGGTCCTGAAGGAGATCGTGTCGCTGTGCGGCGGCACGAGGGACATCATCCTGTGCGTCAAGGACATGGCCGGCGTAGGCTCCCCCGCGCGGATCCGGCGTCTGATCGACGCCTTCCTGCAGAAGTATCCGGGGCTGGTCATCCAGTACCACCGGCACTCCACGGACGGCCTGGTGATCCCGGCGATCGCGGAGGCGGCCGCGGCGGGCGCGAAGCTCTTCGACGTGACCGACGACGCCTTCTCCCGCTTCTACGGACACCCGCCGGTGCGGCCCCTCGTGCGCTACCTGCGCGAGCTCGGGTACGAAGTCAAGCTCGACATGAAGCGCGCCGACGAGGCGTCCGACGCGATCCGCGGCTTCATCCGGAACTACGGGCGGTTCGAATCCCAGTTCAAGGGGTTCAGCAGCGACGTGACCGTCCACCGGATGCCGGGCGGCGCCTTCCCCTCCTCCTTCGAGCAGGCCGAGAAGGGGGGCTTCCTCGACCTCATGCCCCACATCCTGAAGGGGATGTCGTACGGGAACCGGATCATCAAGTATTTCGACGTGACCCCGGGGTCGCAGATCACGTGGACCACGTGGGCCGGGATCCTGCAGCGCACCCACAAGGAGGCGGGAGAGCACGGCATACGGCGCCTGTTTTCCGTCCTGGACCGGTTCTTCGAATCGGGCGAGCGGCTCGAGGCGCTCTCCCAGGCGGACGAGAACCTTCTCCTGCGGCTCTACGCGGGGGCGACGGACGACCTGAAGAACCTCCTGCTCGGGAAGTACGGCCCTCTCCCGTTCGGCTGGCCGAAGGAGTGGGTGTACCGGAGCGTCTTCGGCGAGGAGGGAGCGGCGAAGGCGAAAGCCGGGCGGGTCGAATCGTCGCCGCTGTCGCAGCTCGCGGACGAGGACCTCGAGAAGGCGAGGGCGGCGATGGAGGCGGAGCTAGGGCGTCCCGCCACCCCGGAGGAGTTCGTCCTGTACCTGATGCACCCGAAGGCGGCGATCGACTTCCTCCGGTTCCGGCAGCGCTTCGGCGACACCACCATCCTTCCCACCGGCGTCTGGTTCCACGGGCTGCGCAAGCCCGGCGACCAGGTGACCATCACGATCGGGAGCAAGCCTCACGAGATCCGGCTCGTCTCCATCGGCGAGGGGGTGGGCGGGGTGAAGCACGTGGTCCTGTCGGTCGACAACATCATGCACGTCTTTCCCGTCGAGCTTCCGGAGGCCGCGGCGGCGCGCAAGGCGGTGCGGAAAGCGTCCCCGGCGAACAAGGGGGAGATCGCCGCGACCGTCACCGGGACGGTGTGGCGGATCGGGACGAAGGACCGCGTCCTGAAGGAAGGGGACCGCCTCCGCAAGGGGGAGGAGATCATGAACATCGAGGTGATGAAGACCGAGAACGCCGTGAAGTCCCATGTCGCGGGCGTGATCCGCGAGCTGTGCGTGAAGGTGAACGACCGGGTCGAGGAGGGGCAGCTCCTCGCCGTGATCGACCCCGGGGACGAATGA